A section of the Mesobacillus jeotgali genome encodes:
- a CDS encoding alpha-ketoacid dehydrogenase subunit beta has product MAQMTMIQAITDALRVELKNDPNVLVFGEDVGVNGGVFRATEGLQNEFGEDRVFDTPLAESGIGGLAIGLALQGYRPVPEIQFFGFVFEVMDAIAGQMARMRYRSGGRYSSPVTIRSPFGGGVHTPEMHADSLEGMVAQQPGLKVVIPSTPYDAKGLLISAIRDNDPVIFLEHMKLYRSFRQEVPEEEYTIPLGKADVKREGKDLSIITYGAMVHESLKAAEELEKEGHSVEVIDLRTVMPFDIETIIASVEKTGRAIVVQEAQKQAGMAGQIVAEINDRAILSLEAPVLRVAAPDTVFPFSQAENVWLPNYKDVIETAKKVLEF; this is encoded by the coding sequence ATGGCTCAAATGACAATGATTCAAGCAATTACAGACGCTCTTCGCGTTGAATTGAAAAATGACCCTAACGTACTTGTATTCGGGGAAGACGTTGGTGTTAACGGCGGTGTATTCCGTGCGACAGAAGGCCTGCAAAATGAGTTTGGGGAAGATCGCGTATTTGATACGCCGCTTGCAGAATCCGGTATTGGCGGACTCGCTATCGGTCTTGCATTACAGGGATACCGTCCTGTTCCGGAAATTCAGTTCTTCGGATTTGTTTTCGAAGTAATGGATGCAATCGCTGGACAAATGGCACGTATGCGTTACCGTTCTGGCGGCCGCTATAGTTCACCAGTAACGATTCGTTCACCATTCGGGGGAGGCGTACATACACCAGAAATGCACGCTGACAGCCTTGAAGGAATGGTTGCACAGCAGCCTGGTTTGAAGGTTGTCATTCCTTCGACTCCATATGATGCAAAAGGTCTGTTGATTTCAGCGATTCGCGACAATGATCCAGTTATTTTCCTTGAGCACATGAAGCTTTATCGTTCATTCCGCCAGGAAGTTCCAGAAGAAGAGTACACAATTCCACTTGGAAAAGCGGACGTTAAGCGTGAAGGTAAAGACTTGTCTATTATTACTTATGGGGCAATGGTCCATGAATCATTGAAGGCTGCAGAAGAACTTGAAAAAGAAGGTCATTCTGTGGAAGTAATCGACTTAAGGACAGTTATGCCTTTCGATATTGAAACAATCATTGCTTCTGTTGAAAAAACAGGAAGAGCTATCGTTGTCCAGGAAGCACAAAAGCAGGCTGGAATGGCTGGTCAAATCGTTGCAGAAATCAATGACCGTGCAATCCTTAGCCTTGAAGCCCCAGTTTTAAGAGTGGCTGCTCCCGACACAGTATTTCCATTCTCCCAGGCGGAAAATGTATGGCTGCCTAACTATAAGGATGTAATCGAAACAGCGAAGAAAGTTCTTGAATTCTAA
- a CDS encoding dihydrolipoamide acetyltransferase family protein yields MAFQFKLPDIGEGIHEGEIVKWFVKPGDKVQEDDVLCEVQNDKAVVEIPSPVAGTVEEVLVEEGTVATVGQVLITFDAPGYEDLKFKGEEEDAPADQSKQEKTEAQVQSTLESGQDVKKEAADAPAPAGATGAGAAAAPQAEVDPNRRIVAMPSVRKYAREKGVEIRQVAGSGKNGRILKGDIDSFMSGGAPAAAPQAEQVQAAETEAAPKAAAAQAIPEGQYPETREKMSGIRKAIAKAMVNSKHTAPHVTLMDEIDVTKLVAHRKKFKEVAAAKGIKLTFLPYVVKALTSALREYPALNTSLDDATSEIIHKHYYNIGIAADTEKGLLVPVVKDADRKSVFSISNEINELAGKARDGKLAPDEMKGASCTITNIGSAGGQWFTPVINHPEVAILGIGRIAEKPVVKDGEIVAAPVLALSLSFDHRMIDGATAQHALNHIKRLLNDPELLLMEG; encoded by the coding sequence TTGGCATTCCAATTTAAACTGCCAGATATCGGCGAAGGTATTCACGAAGGTGAAATCGTCAAATGGTTCGTAAAGCCTGGCGATAAAGTTCAGGAAGACGATGTACTTTGTGAAGTGCAAAATGACAAAGCAGTTGTAGAAATTCCTTCACCTGTCGCTGGTACAGTCGAAGAAGTTTTAGTAGAAGAAGGAACAGTAGCAACAGTAGGACAAGTTCTTATAACATTTGATGCACCAGGCTACGAGGACCTTAAGTTCAAAGGCGAAGAAGAAGATGCACCTGCTGACCAGTCTAAACAGGAAAAGACAGAAGCTCAGGTACAGTCTACATTAGAATCTGGCCAGGACGTGAAAAAAGAGGCAGCAGATGCTCCGGCTCCTGCAGGTGCTACTGGTGCTGGCGCAGCGGCTGCACCACAAGCAGAGGTCGACCCTAACCGCCGTATTGTAGCTATGCCATCTGTCCGCAAATATGCCCGCGAAAAAGGTGTAGAAATCCGCCAGGTTGCTGGTTCAGGCAAGAACGGCCGCATCCTTAAAGGTGATATTGATAGCTTCATGAGCGGAGGAGCTCCTGCTGCTGCACCACAGGCTGAGCAAGTTCAGGCGGCTGAAACTGAGGCAGCTCCTAAAGCGGCAGCAGCTCAAGCGATTCCTGAAGGACAATATCCTGAAACTCGCGAAAAGATGAGCGGCATAAGAAAAGCAATTGCCAAAGCAATGGTTAACTCCAAGCATACAGCTCCACACGTTACTTTGATGGACGAAATAGATGTAACGAAACTTGTTGCTCACCGCAAGAAGTTCAAAGAAGTGGCAGCAGCGAAAGGAATCAAGCTTACATTCCTTCCATATGTGGTAAAGGCATTAACAAGTGCTTTACGTGAATATCCAGCTCTTAACACATCTTTAGATGATGCAACAAGCGAAATCATTCACAAGCACTATTACAATATTGGTATTGCAGCTGATACTGAAAAAGGATTGCTCGTACCTGTCGTTAAAGATGCTGACCGCAAGTCTGTATTCTCAATTTCAAATGAAATTAACGAACTTGCAGGAAAAGCACGTGATGGCAAACTTGCTCCAGATGAAATGAAAGGTGCTTCTTGCACAATCACGAACATCGGATCTGCTGGCGGACAATGGTTTACTCCGGTTATTAACCATCCGGAAGTTGCCATCCTTGGAATTGGACGTATCGCAGAAAAGCCTGTGGTCAAGGATGGAGAGATTGTAGCTGCTCCAGTACTTGCGCTATCCTTAAGCTTCGATCACCGCATGATCGACGGTGCAACTGCACAGCATGCATTGAATCACATTAAGCGCCTGTTGAACGATCCAGAACTATTGTTAATGGAGGGGTAA
- the lpdA gene encoding dihydrolipoyl dehydrogenase translates to MVVGDFPIETDTLVIGAGPGGYVAAIRAAQLGQKVTIVEKATLGGVCLNVGCIPSKALISAGHRFENAKHSEDMGVIAENVTLDFSKVQEFKAGVVKKLTGGVEGLLKGNKVDIVRGEAYFVDANTIRVMDENSAQTYTFKNAILATGSRPIEIPAFKFSKRVLDSTGALNLQELPESIVVIGGGYIGTELGGAYASFGTKVTILEGADEILNGFEKQMSSLVKKNLKKKGAEIITKALAKGVEESETGVTVTYEVKGEVQKVEADYVFVMVGRKPNTDELGLEQVGIEMTDRGVIKIDKQCRTNVSNIYAIGDIVEGPPLAHKASYEGKIAAEAIAGHPSEIDYLAIPAVVFSDPELASVGYSEKEAKDAGIDIKAAKFPFAANGRALSLNQTDGFLKLITRKEDDIVIGAQIAGPNASDMIAELGLAIEAGMTAEDLAMTIHAHPTLGEITMEAAEVALGNPIHIVK, encoded by the coding sequence ATGGTAGTAGGAGATTTTCCAATCGAAACTGATACTCTTGTCATTGGTGCCGGCCCTGGCGGATACGTGGCAGCCATTCGCGCTGCCCAGCTGGGCCAGAAGGTAACGATCGTTGAAAAAGCAACTCTTGGCGGAGTTTGCTTGAACGTCGGATGTATCCCTTCGAAAGCTTTGATTTCAGCTGGTCACAGATTCGAGAATGCAAAGCATTCGGAGGATATGGGAGTCATAGCTGAAAACGTAACACTTGATTTTTCAAAGGTCCAGGAATTCAAGGCTGGAGTCGTCAAAAAATTGACAGGCGGCGTTGAGGGTCTATTGAAAGGCAACAAGGTTGACATTGTTAGAGGCGAAGCTTATTTCGTTGATGCTAACACAATTCGTGTTATGGACGAAAATTCAGCGCAGACATATACATTCAAAAATGCAATCCTGGCGACTGGATCCCGTCCAATCGAAATTCCAGCATTCAAATTTTCAAAGCGTGTATTGGATTCCACTGGTGCATTGAATCTTCAGGAACTGCCTGAAAGCATTGTTGTAATCGGCGGAGGTTATATCGGTACAGAGCTTGGCGGTGCCTATGCAAGCTTTGGCACTAAGGTTACAATCCTTGAAGGTGCTGACGAAATTCTTAATGGATTCGAAAAGCAAATGTCATCACTAGTGAAAAAGAACCTTAAGAAAAAGGGTGCTGAAATAATCACGAAGGCTCTTGCTAAAGGTGTTGAAGAAAGTGAAACTGGCGTAACTGTGACCTATGAGGTTAAAGGTGAAGTGCAAAAAGTCGAAGCGGACTACGTATTTGTCATGGTAGGCAGAAAGCCAAACACTGATGAACTTGGCCTTGAACAAGTAGGAATCGAGATGACAGACCGTGGTGTTATCAAAATTGACAAACAATGCCGCACAAATGTGAGCAATATTTACGCAATCGGCGACATTGTAGAAGGACCGCCGCTGGCTCATAAAGCATCTTACGAAGGGAAAATTGCTGCTGAGGCTATTGCTGGACACCCTTCTGAAATCGATTATCTGGCAATCCCGGCTGTTGTGTTCTCTGACCCAGAATTGGCGTCGGTTGGTTATTCTGAAAAAGAAGCAAAAGATGCTGGCATCGATATTAAGGCAGCGAAGTTTCCGTTTGCTGCAAACGGCCGTGCACTTTCACTTAACCAGACTGATGGCTTCCTGAAGCTAATCACTCGCAAGGAAGATGATATTGTCATCGGTGCGCAAATTGCAGGTCCTAATGCCTCTGATATGATTGCAGAACTTGGTCTTGCAATTGAAGCTGGCATGACTGCGGAAGACTTGGCAATGACTATCCACGCTCACCCAACATTAGGTGAAATCACGATGGAAGCTGCAGAAGTAGCGCTTGGAAATCCGATTCATATCGTAAAATAA
- a CDS encoding small peptidoglycan-associated lipoprotein, translated as MKCLSFVFVATFLFLTASCNPVNDSDGLELDENIKQVVFFSDEENYKHESSYYDAIIELKKEYPSEFDNIVVIPAANANKYYDLFEVEKFPAILIVHRDQVLANVNGSATKEQIIEPLSAVLNSN; from the coding sequence ATGAAATGTTTGTCTTTTGTTTTTGTCGCTACATTCCTTTTCCTTACAGCTTCATGCAATCCGGTTAACGATTCTGATGGACTGGAGCTTGATGAAAATATTAAACAGGTTGTCTTCTTCTCAGATGAAGAGAATTATAAGCATGAATCCTCCTACTATGACGCAATCATAGAATTAAAAAAGGAATACCCTTCGGAATTCGATAATATTGTTGTCATTCCGGCTGCGAATGCGAATAAATACTATGACCTCTTTGAGGTGGAAAAGTTTCCGGCCATCTTGATTGTCCATCGTGACCAGGTTCTCGCAAATGTAAATGGAAGTGCAACAAAAGAACAGATTATCGAGCCTCTCTCTGCTGTTTTGAATAGTAATTAA